A single region of the Microbulbifer sp. MKSA007 genome encodes:
- the adiC gene encoding arginine/agmatine antiporter produces MKEEHKIGLVPATLMVAGNMMGSGVFMLPANLAAVGSISLIGWLITIVGAISLALVFAKLAAIYPAAGGPYAYARRAFGDYIGYQTNLVYWLANVIGNVALITAGLGYLTHFFPPLKDPLTFAMAQVAMVWLLTYANVLGPRTVGRIQSLTTGLVLLPILGTAIFGWFWFDQQNFTSSWNVSGKSDPSAIMASLTFTLWAFIGVETASVSAAVVKDPTKNVPIATVGGVTLASIAYVLSSSVIMGMLPNQELISSSAPFADAARLALGNTAANVVALCAAIGCIGSLGGWILLVGQSAKAAADDGLFAALFARTNNKGVPTGGLTLVAVLMSVLILTTISPTASQQFGKIASVAVIMTLMPYIYSAVALRVLAYGKMPPQQYGLFTVILLIAAVYCLVALVGSDGQQTRWSLIFVIATVIFYALILNRRRSVEEKHFLPGGPEPAWVHYFTLFATIAALCLFFWFSVGQYPDLELRLRAPNPSGHHLERHIEP; encoded by the coding sequence ATCAAAGAGGAGCATAAAATAGGCTTAGTGCCCGCAACCCTGATGGTTGCAGGCAATATGATGGGCTCCGGGGTTTTTATGCTCCCCGCCAATCTCGCCGCAGTCGGCAGTATTTCTTTGATCGGCTGGCTGATAACCATTGTCGGCGCTATCTCCCTGGCCCTGGTATTTGCCAAGCTCGCCGCTATCTATCCCGCAGCCGGCGGCCCTTACGCCTATGCCCGCCGCGCTTTTGGCGATTACATTGGCTACCAAACCAACCTGGTTTACTGGCTGGCCAATGTAATCGGTAATGTTGCGCTGATTACTGCAGGCCTGGGCTATCTGACCCATTTTTTTCCACCGTTAAAAGACCCACTGACTTTTGCCATGGCCCAGGTTGCTATGGTCTGGCTGCTGACTTACGCCAATGTACTGGGCCCGCGCACCGTCGGTCGCATCCAATCCCTCACCACCGGCCTGGTTTTGCTTCCAATCCTCGGCACCGCTATTTTTGGCTGGTTCTGGTTCGACCAGCAAAACTTTACCAGCAGCTGGAATGTCTCAGGCAAAAGCGACCCCAGTGCTATTATGGCCAGCCTGACCTTCACGCTCTGGGCCTTTATTGGGGTGGAAACCGCCTCTGTATCCGCCGCAGTGGTAAAAGACCCCACCAAGAACGTTCCGATCGCAACGGTTGGGGGAGTTACCCTGGCTTCTATCGCCTATGTACTCAGCTCATCGGTCATTATGGGGATGCTGCCGAACCAGGAATTAATCAGCTCCTCCGCTCCCTTTGCCGATGCTGCTCGCCTGGCACTGGGAAATACTGCGGCCAATGTCGTAGCCCTGTGCGCCGCTATTGGCTGTATCGGTTCATTGGGCGGCTGGATACTGCTGGTGGGGCAGTCTGCCAAGGCCGCGGCAGATGATGGCCTGTTTGCAGCGCTATTTGCCCGCACCAATAACAAAGGCGTGCCTACCGGCGGATTAACCCTGGTGGCCGTGTTGATGTCTGTATTGATACTCACCACCATATCGCCAACGGCCAGCCAGCAGTTTGGCAAAATTGCTTCTGTCGCTGTGATTATGACACTGATGCCCTATATCTATTCTGCGGTAGCTTTGCGGGTTTTGGCCTACGGCAAAATGCCGCCTCAGCAGTACGGACTGTTTACCGTGATTTTGCTGATTGCAGCGGTGTACTGCCTTGTGGCCCTGGTGGGATCTGACGGGCAACAAACCCGCTGGTCCCTGATCTTTGTGATTGCGACAGTCATTTTTTATGCGCTAATTTTAAATCGCCGTCGCAGCGTTGAAGAAAAGCACTTTCTACCCGGTGGGCCAGAACCAGCCTGGGTTCACTACTTCACTCTCTTTGCCACAATTGCTGCCCTGTGCCTGTTCTTCTGGTTTTCCGTAGGGCAATACCCGGACTTGGAATTGCGCCTGCGCGCACCCAACCCCTCGGGTCATCATCTTGAGAGGCACATTGAACCCTAG
- a CDS encoding putative molybdenum carrier protein, with translation MIFRPEKIISGGQTGADTGGLLAGQRLGIATGGTAPQGYWTEIGDRPDFLKRLGLVENTSPDLEERTRENIRNSDATVIFTTNPSSDGTLFTIEFCQASGRPHLVVNPTDANRVQLVRDFILKNRPQTLNVAGNRESNSQGITEITAETIERALTR, from the coding sequence GTGATCTTCCGACCGGAGAAAATTATCAGTGGTGGTCAGACAGGGGCGGATACCGGCGGCTTGCTGGCAGGGCAGCGCCTGGGAATTGCCACCGGTGGCACAGCACCGCAGGGTTACTGGACTGAGATCGGTGATCGGCCGGATTTTCTGAAAAGGCTTGGGCTGGTTGAAAACACGTCCCCGGATCTGGAAGAGCGTACTCGTGAGAATATCCGCAACTCCGATGCCACTGTTATCTTCACAACCAATCCCAGTAGTGATGGCACCCTGTTTACTATTGAGTTCTGCCAGGCATCGGGGAGGCCACACTTGGTAGTCAATCCGACTGATGCCAATCGAGTACAACTGGTGCGCGACTTTATCCTCAAGAATCGTCCGCAGACGCTCAATGTGGCGGGTAACCGTGAATCCAACTCCCAAGGGATTACTGAAATTACCGCGGAAACCATCGAGAGGGCGCTAACCCGCTGA
- a CDS encoding Orn/Lys/Arg decarboxylase N-terminal domain-containing protein, producing MHHFGQQRHNSMLALIASSEVDDNSAPGRAAMRLQAELSERKIDVITTTSGSDACAILSTNTAIQCLLINWTLPGEAKCPALVVLEELRARNPQMPVFLLADQQTVSTMPRRALELANDFIWMLEDTPTFIGGRIQSAIERYRHAILPPMFRALTHFARVHEYSWHTPGHTGGTAFLKSPAGRAFYDFFGENMLRSDLSVSVTELGSLLDHSGPIAKGEKYAAKVFGADRTYYVTNGSSTSNRVILMASVTRGQLALCDRNCHKSVEHAITMSGAVPTYLIPLRNNYGLIGPVPPQQLTASSVANAIRQNPLSKHAKNSRAVHAVITNSTYDGLCYNVRRVEELLGESVDRLHFDEAWYSYARFNPIYRDRFAMYDLGEADAKNGPSKFATQSTHKLLAALSQASMIHIRDGRKPIEHGRFNEAFMMHASTSPLYSIMASNDVSAAMMDGPGGKALTEESIAEAIAFRQVLSRLQQEYRDKEEWFFGGWQPEHVTDPSNGHNYAFHSAPAELLCHEPSCWLLDPGESWHGFGDIEPDYCMLDPIKVSITTPGINPDGKLSASGIPANIVSKYLDNLGIIVEKTTDFTILFLFSIGITKGKWGTLINALLAFKRDFDANRPLSECLPNLIKKSPAYRNIGLRDLADNMFASMKKLQTTVQMSAGFSALPRADCSPVQAYETLVRGDVEMLPLSKLPGRTAATGVVPYPPGIPLLMPGENFGDEDSPALIYLRTLEAFDQQFPGFTHDNHGVEVRDGHYHIYALRGDSP from the coding sequence ATGCATCATTTCGGACAGCAACGCCATAACAGCATGCTGGCCCTGATCGCCAGCAGTGAAGTCGACGACAACAGCGCTCCCGGCCGCGCCGCCATGAGGCTACAGGCAGAGTTATCAGAGCGAAAAATTGACGTAATAACAACCACCAGTGGTAGTGATGCCTGCGCCATACTGAGTACTAACACCGCGATCCAATGCCTGCTGATTAATTGGACCCTGCCCGGTGAAGCGAAATGCCCCGCCCTGGTTGTATTGGAAGAACTTCGCGCCCGCAATCCCCAAATGCCGGTATTCCTTCTGGCAGATCAGCAGACTGTCAGCACCATGCCGCGACGGGCCCTGGAATTAGCCAACGATTTTATCTGGATGTTGGAAGATACCCCGACCTTTATCGGCGGTCGCATCCAGAGTGCGATTGAAAGATACCGCCACGCCATTCTTCCCCCCATGTTTCGCGCCCTGACCCACTTTGCCCGGGTCCATGAATATTCATGGCACACACCCGGCCACACTGGGGGAACAGCTTTTCTCAAATCCCCTGCGGGTCGCGCTTTTTACGATTTCTTTGGGGAAAATATGTTGCGCTCGGACCTCTCTGTTTCTGTAACAGAGTTGGGATCGCTTTTGGATCACTCGGGCCCCATTGCCAAGGGAGAGAAATATGCAGCAAAAGTATTTGGTGCGGATCGCACTTACTATGTAACCAATGGCTCTTCGACATCGAATAGAGTGATATTGATGGCATCGGTTACCCGGGGGCAATTGGCTCTGTGCGATCGAAACTGCCATAAATCCGTCGAACACGCGATCACCATGTCAGGTGCAGTTCCAACCTACCTGATTCCCCTACGCAACAACTACGGCCTCATAGGCCCTGTCCCTCCCCAACAGTTGACGGCCAGCTCTGTTGCCAATGCTATTCGGCAAAACCCTTTGTCCAAGCACGCCAAAAACTCCCGTGCCGTTCACGCAGTCATTACTAATTCCACCTACGACGGTCTCTGTTACAACGTGCGCAGAGTGGAAGAACTTCTCGGCGAGTCCGTTGATCGCCTGCACTTTGACGAAGCCTGGTACTCATACGCTCGATTTAATCCTATCTATCGAGATCGCTTCGCAATGTATGATTTGGGCGAAGCCGACGCGAAAAATGGCCCGAGCAAATTTGCCACTCAGTCAACACATAAATTACTCGCCGCATTGTCCCAGGCATCGATGATTCACATTCGCGATGGGCGTAAACCCATTGAGCATGGGCGCTTTAATGAAGCCTTTATGATGCATGCCTCAACCTCCCCACTTTACTCCATCATGGCCTCCAATGATGTGAGCGCAGCAATGATGGATGGGCCGGGTGGAAAAGCATTAACAGAGGAGTCAATTGCTGAGGCCATAGCGTTCCGACAAGTATTGTCCCGTTTGCAACAGGAGTATCGCGATAAAGAAGAGTGGTTCTTCGGAGGTTGGCAGCCTGAGCATGTCACCGACCCCAGTAACGGGCACAACTACGCCTTTCACAGCGCCCCAGCAGAGCTCCTGTGTCATGAGCCCAGCTGCTGGTTATTAGACCCCGGCGAGTCATGGCATGGATTTGGTGATATTGAGCCAGATTACTGCATGTTGGACCCGATTAAAGTATCGATTACCACCCCGGGGATAAACCCTGATGGCAAACTGTCTGCATCTGGAATACCTGCCAACATCGTCAGTAAATACCTGGACAACCTCGGCATTATCGTGGAGAAAACTACCGATTTTACGATTTTGTTCCTGTTTTCTATCGGTATTACCAAGGGTAAGTGGGGCACTCTCATCAATGCTTTACTGGCCTTTAAGCGCGACTTCGATGCCAACCGGCCCTTAAGTGAATGCCTGCCAAACCTTATAAAAAAGTCCCCAGCCTATCGCAATATCGGGCTGCGCGACCTTGCAGACAATATGTTTGCTTCCATGAAAAAATTGCAAACCACAGTGCAAATGTCTGCAGGATTTTCAGCCTTACCTAGAGCTGACTGCAGTCCGGTACAAGCTTATGAAACCCTGGTTCGCGGCGATGTGGAAATGCTTCCGCTAAGCAAGTTACCTGGACGTACCGCAGCCACGGGCGTTGTACCCTACCCTCCAGGTATTCCTCTGTTAATGCCCGGCGAAAATTTTGGCGATGAAGATAGTCCGGCATTGATTTACTTGAGAACTCTGGAAGCCTTCGACCAGCAATTTCCAGGCTTTACCCACGATAACCACGGAGTAGAGGTGCGGGACGGCCACTATCATATTTACGCCCTGCGGGGAGACTCGCCATAG